One stretch of Francisella sp. LA112445 DNA includes these proteins:
- the pepN gene encoding aminopeptidase N, giving the protein MSQPEIKYLKDYKPSNYLINETHLTFNLDESKTIVTADLHITKNPANSESNSLVLDGEDLKLLSIKIDNKDLTKSDFDINNNQLTIYKAPENFILNTVVEINPSANTSLEGLYKSGDVFCTQCEATGFRKITYYLDRPDVMSSYTVRIIANKQKYPVILSNGDKVDSGDISDTLHFATWKDPFKKPCYLFALVAGDLASIKDTFTTKSNRKVNLEIYAFKQDIDKCHYAMQAVKDSMKWDEERFNLEYDLDTFMIVAVPDFNAGAMENKGLNIFNTKYIMASDKTATDKDFELIQSVVGHEYFHNWTGDRVTCRDWFQLSLKEGLTVFRDQEFTSDLNSRDVKRIDDVRIIRSAQFAEDASPMSHPIRPESYIEMNNFYTVTVYHKGAEIIRMIHTLLGEEGFQKGMKLYFERHDGQAVTCDDFVNAMADANNRDFSLFKRWYAQSGTPNIKVSENYDAQNKTYSLTLEQTTQPTADQKEKQALHIPVKIGLITPKGENIAEQVIELKEKKQTYTFENISAKPIVSLFRDFSAPVKVEHKRTESELLHIVKYDNNAFNRWDSLQQLATNMILANSDVSDEFLNAFKSILNDKELDKALISDALLIPNESTIAQAMPVIAVDDIVLSRKKVMNQIADKLKDNWLAIYQECNDNKPYSLSAEQIAKRKLKGVCLSYLMNASDQSEGTQLAQQLFDNADNMTDQQSAFSALLKSSDKQVRDNAISEFYNRWKHEDLVVNKWLVSQAQVSHESALDIVKGLVSHPAYNSKNPNKVYSLIGGFGANFSQYHRKDGLGYAFMADTVIELDKINHQVAARMARNLMSWKRYDSARQALMKKELERIRASNPSKNVFEIVSKSLEL; this is encoded by the coding sequence ATGTCTCAGCCTGAAATTAAGTATTTAAAAGACTATAAACCAAGTAATTATCTTATAAATGAGACGCATCTAACATTTAACCTAGATGAGTCAAAAACAATTGTAACAGCAGATTTGCATATTACTAAAAATCCTGCTAATAGTGAAAGTAATTCATTAGTTTTAGATGGTGAAGATTTAAAACTGCTATCAATTAAGATAGATAATAAAGATTTAACTAAATCTGATTTTGATATAAATAATAACCAGTTAACTATTTATAAAGCTCCTGAAAACTTTATATTAAATACTGTAGTTGAAATTAATCCATCTGCTAATACTTCTCTAGAAGGGTTGTATAAGTCTGGAGATGTATTTTGTACACAATGTGAGGCAACTGGTTTTAGAAAAATTACATATTATTTAGATAGACCTGATGTAATGTCTTCTTATACTGTCAGAATCATCGCTAATAAGCAAAAATATCCTGTTATTTTATCTAATGGAGATAAAGTTGATTCTGGAGATATTTCAGATACTTTACATTTTGCTACATGGAAAGATCCTTTTAAGAAACCTTGCTATCTATTTGCATTAGTAGCTGGAGATTTGGCTAGTATTAAAGATACTTTTACTACTAAATCAAATCGTAAGGTTAATCTTGAAATCTATGCATTTAAACAAGATATAGATAAATGTCATTATGCTATGCAAGCTGTAAAAGATTCAATGAAGTGGGATGAAGAGAGATTTAACCTAGAGTATGATCTTGATACTTTTATGATTGTAGCTGTACCTGATTTTAATGCTGGTGCAATGGAAAATAAAGGTTTAAATATATTTAACACAAAATATATCATGGCTAGTGATAAAACAGCTACAGATAAAGACTTTGAATTGATACAAAGCGTTGTAGGACATGAATATTTTCATAACTGGACAGGTGATAGGGTTACATGTCGTGATTGGTTTCAACTAAGCTTAAAAGAAGGTTTGACTGTATTTAGAGATCAAGAATTTACTTCTGATTTAAACTCAAGAGATGTTAAACGTATAGATGATGTACGTATTATTAGGAGTGCTCAGTTTGCTGAGGATGCTAGTCCAATGTCACATCCTATCCGCCCTGAGTCGTACATTGAAATGAATAACTTTTATACTGTAACGGTTTATCATAAAGGTGCTGAGATTATTAGAATGATTCATACTCTGTTAGGTGAAGAAGGTTTCCAAAAAGGTATGAAACTATATTTTGAAAGGCATGATGGACAAGCTGTTACATGTGATGATTTTGTAAATGCTATGGCAGATGCTAATAATCGTGATTTTAGCTTGTTTAAGAGGTGGTATGCTCAATCAGGTACTCCAAATATTAAAGTTAGTGAGAATTATGACGCTCAAAATAAAACTTATAGTTTAACACTAGAGCAAACTACTCAACCAACTGCTGATCAAAAAGAAAAACAAGCGCTTCATATACCTGTTAAAATAGGACTTATCACTCCAAAGGGTGAGAATATCGCAGAGCAAGTTATTGAGCTTAAAGAAAAAAAACAGACTTACACTTTTGAGAATATTTCAGCAAAACCAATAGTTTCATTATTTAGGGATTTTTCGGCACCTGTGAAAGTTGAGCATAAGCGTACAGAAAGCGAACTATTACATATTGTCAAATATGATAATAATGCCTTTAATCGTTGGGATTCTTTACAGCAGTTAGCTACAAATATGATTTTAGCTAATTCTGATGTAAGCGACGAGTTCTTGAATGCTTTTAAATCAATTCTAAACGATAAAGAATTAGATAAAGCATTAATCAGTGATGCTCTACTAATACCAAATGAGTCTACTATTGCTCAGGCAATGCCTGTGATTGCGGTTGATGATATTGTCTTATCACGCAAAAAAGTAATGAATCAGATAGCAGATAAACTAAAAGATAACTGGTTAGCTATATATCAAGAATGTAATGATAATAAGCCATATAGCCTATCAGCTGAGCAAATAGCAAAAAGAAAGCTAAAAGGTGTTTGTTTAAGTTATTTAATGAATGCTAGTGATCAAAGTGAAGGTACGCAATTAGCTCAACAACTATTTGATAATGCTGATAATATGACGGATCAACAGTCAGCTTTTTCGGCACTTCTAAAGTCTAGTGATAAACAAGTTCGAGATAATGCTATCAGTGAGTTTTATAACCGTTGGAAGCATGAGGATCTAGTTGTAAATAAATGGTTAGTCTCTCAAGCTCAAGTCTCTCATGAGTCGGCTTTAGATATAGTTAAAGGTTTAGTTAGTCATCCTGCATACAACTCTAAAAACCCTAATAAAGTTTACTCACTTATTGGTGGTTTTGGAGCTAATTTCTCACAATATCATCGTAAAGATGGTTTAGGATATGCCTTTATGGCAGATACTGTGATAGAACTTGATAAAATTAACCATCAAGTTGCAGCAAGAATGGCTCGTAATCTAATGAGTTGGAAGCGTTATGATAGTGCTAGACAGGCTTTGATGAAAAAAGAACTTGAGAGAATCAGAGCATCAAACCCTAGTAAAAATGTCTTTGAAATTGTTAGTAAGAGTTTAGAGTTGTAG
- a CDS encoding Hsp20/alpha crystallin family protein, producing MSKEIRYNPFELKHSINDLFDIFFSFPKGYQEEKYLQNIHLDITEDDSAYHIHADLAGIEEKDIDIELDKNKLSIKAKREHSHKDKKHHIQERYYGEYQRTINLPENIDRENIEAKYKNGVLNLTIPKKEKDNTSKKITIKS from the coding sequence ATGAGTAAGGAAATCAGATATAACCCATTTGAATTAAAACATTCAATAAATGATCTTTTTGATATTTTTTTTAGCTTCCCTAAAGGGTATCAAGAAGAGAAGTATTTACAAAACATCCATTTAGATATAACTGAAGATGACTCTGCCTATCATATTCATGCAGATCTTGCAGGTATTGAAGAAAAGGATATAGATATTGAGCTAGATAAAAACAAATTATCTATAAAAGCTAAACGTGAACACTCTCATAAAGATAAGAAACATCATATACAGGAGCGCTACTATGGAGAGTATCAACGTACGATAAACTTACCTGAAAATATAGATCGTGAGAATATAGAGGCTAAGTATAAAAATGGTGTACTAAACTTAACCATTCCTAAGAAAGAAAAAGATAATACTTCTAAGAAAATAACTATAAAGTCTTAA